From Venturia canescens isolate UGA unplaced genomic scaffold, ASM1945775v1 PGA_scaffold_9__1_contigs__length_808678, whole genome shotgun sequence, one genomic window encodes:
- the LOC122418855 gene encoding G-protein coupled receptor Mth-like — translation MDSQRHDDNKQWFNLYLKLFIVMGINWSMEIISWLFKDSPQYVWYMTDFANTLQGVIIFIIFVWKDKTEGLLLDRPGCQNNSFQSRNSTRSGYRSSVSRTCTTTAVMAPLQ, via the exons ATGGACAGTCAACGTCATGATGATAACAAACAATG GTTCAATTTGTATCTGAAGCTCTTCATCGTAATGGGAATCAACTGGTCAATGGAAATAATAAGCTGGCTTTTCAAGGACTCGCCCCAATATGTTTGGTACATGACAGATTTCGCAAATACGCTGCAGGGTGTTATCATATTCATAATATtcgtatggaaagataaaaccGAAGGATTACTGTTGGACCGTCCCGGATGCCAAAATAATAGCTTTCAATCGAGAAATTCAACGAGAAGCGGTTATCGCAGCTCGGTTTCCAGAACTTGCACCACAACCGCTGTGATGGCACcacttcaataa